One genomic segment of Deinococcus radiopugnans ATCC 19172 includes these proteins:
- a CDS encoding DUF2259 domain-containing protein: MKRCLALLLCAALGHAAADRATPEFAGFSPDGRYAALLQHGIQDGSGFAYTELWVVDSARNTLVERFDKRTDEDTGMSRAALVNMQQVHNQAAPTLKRLGISDTRPGTVVWKRTPPDLRAKPSSPDVFPASVPGRPNMPAAQSYPVEFGGKLWLFRLAQLPFGPDRNCVPAGEYSGYSRGLMLTVTSSPRPGTEVTTTMQEDSRVPASRRCVFHYELAEVRVQGDYLAATVALYRTSGFEAETDIRYMLVTARRPDR, encoded by the coding sequence ATGAAACGTTGTCTGGCCCTGCTGCTGTGCGCCGCGCTGGGCCACGCTGCCGCAGACCGGGCCACGCCGGAGTTCGCCGGCTTCTCGCCTGACGGACGCTACGCGGCCCTGCTCCAGCACGGGATTCAGGACGGCAGCGGTTTTGCGTACACCGAACTCTGGGTGGTGGACAGCGCCAGGAATACATTGGTGGAGCGCTTCGACAAACGAACGGACGAGGACACTGGCATGAGTCGGGCCGCGCTGGTCAACATGCAGCAGGTCCACAACCAGGCCGCGCCCACCCTGAAGCGTCTGGGCATCAGCGACACGCGCCCCGGCACGGTGGTCTGGAAACGCACTCCTCCTGATCTGCGGGCAAAACCCAGCAGCCCGGACGTGTTTCCCGCGTCGGTGCCGGGCCGCCCGAACATGCCGGCTGCGCAGAGCTACCCGGTGGAATTTGGCGGCAAGCTGTGGCTGTTCCGGCTGGCGCAACTGCCCTTTGGACCGGACAGGAACTGCGTGCCCGCTGGAGAATATTCCGGATACTCGCGTGGGCTGATGCTGACGGTGACGTCCAGCCCCCGGCCCGGCACCGAGGTCACGACTACCATGCAGGAGGACAGCCGCGTGCCGGCCAGCCGCCGCTGCGTCTTCCATTACGAACTGGCGGAAGTGCGCGTGCAGGGCGACTATCTGGCCGCAACGGTGGCCCTCTACCGCACCTCGGGCTTCGAGGCCGAGACCGACATCCGGTACATGCTGGTCACGGCGCGCAGACCAGACCGCTGA
- a CDS encoding VOC family protein: MLEIGSIVWGVRDMARATAFWTAALDYLPRETPDEDWVVLIPRGGSGVQLALKLVTSPVARRHHLDLYAEDQGVEVTRLLGLGAARVDWPYEPDADYVVLADPDGNRFCVIHKNAEWFQRCTTQG; the protein is encoded by the coding sequence ATGCTCGAAATCGGGTCCATCGTCTGGGGCGTGCGCGACATGGCGCGGGCCACGGCGTTCTGGACGGCAGCGCTGGACTATCTGCCGCGTGAGACCCCGGACGAGGATTGGGTGGTGCTGATTCCGCGCGGGGGTTCCGGCGTCCAACTGGCCCTCAAACTCGTCACGTCGCCAGTGGCCCGGCGGCACCATCTGGACCTGTACGCCGAGGACCAGGGAGTGGAGGTGACGCGGCTGCTGGGGCTGGGCGCAGCGCGGGTGGACTGGCCCTACGAGCCGGACGCCGATTACGTGGTGCTGGCCGATCCCGACGGCAACCGCTTCTGCGTCATCCACAAAAATGCTGAGTGGTTCCAGCGTTGCACCACCCAAGGCTGA
- a CDS encoding GNAT family N-acetyltransferase: MTVRPLRSTPDTRKQLAELLVHTVVGGGSVGFMHPLTSEAAATFWDGALAAAERDERIILGGWDGPQLLGTVTLVLNMPPNQPHRAEIAKMMTHPGWRGVGVATALLRAAEALAVQRGRTLLVLDTASDGGAAGLYERAGYTFAGEVPDYALKPHGGLTGTRLYWKRI, translated from the coding sequence ATGACGGTCAGACCGCTCAGGTCCACGCCCGACACCCGCAAGCAGCTGGCCGAACTGCTGGTGCACACCGTGGTTGGGGGCGGCTCGGTGGGGTTCATGCACCCGCTGACCTCCGAAGCGGCGGCCACGTTCTGGGACGGGGCATTGGCCGCTGCCGAACGCGACGAGCGCATCATTCTGGGCGGCTGGGACGGCCCCCAGCTACTCGGCACCGTGACGCTGGTCCTGAACATGCCGCCCAACCAGCCCCACCGCGCCGAAATTGCCAAGATGATGACCCACCCCGGGTGGCGCGGCGTGGGCGTGGCGACGGCGCTGCTGCGGGCAGCCGAGGCGCTGGCCGTGCAGCGCGGACGCACCCTGCTGGTGCTGGACACCGCTTCAGACGGCGGGGCAGCGGGCCTGTACGAGCGCGCGGGCTACACGTTTGCCGGAGAAGTGCCCGATTACGCTCTTAAACCACACGGCGGGCTGACTGGAACCCGCCTGTACTGGAAACGCATCTGA
- the mnmA gene encoding tRNA 2-thiouridine(34) synthase MnmA yields the protein MTALTTASPTPTTPTTGERVLCAMSGGVDSSVTAALLKDAGFYVVGAMMRFWPDDKRTDTFDSCCSPDAAYEARRVAEQVGVPFYLLDYREQFQRHIVGPFLEEYAQGRTPNPCVNCNTKVKFDELVKKAKMLGCRYVATGHYVKRVDTADGGVEFWRGDDPRKDQTYFLWGTPRDALPYILFPVGELEKPRVREIAEERGLLTARKPESQNICFVPGKVQDFVAEHLPQATGFIREIATGEIVGDHLGTQFYTLGQKRGMGLYQSHKVRHIVHLDPATNTVWVGDYEDCLWGDLKASGANYLCELAELPREVEVQVRYRTKPVRATVLHADENGFELQFHEPQFAVAPGQSAVLYSGPRLLGGGLINDHARDLPATVQSSNG from the coding sequence ATGACGGCCCTGACGACAGCTTCCCCCACCCCCACCACGCCCACCACCGGCGAGCGCGTGCTGTGCGCCATGTCCGGCGGCGTGGACAGCAGCGTGACGGCGGCGCTGCTCAAGGACGCCGGCTTTTATGTGGTGGGCGCGATGATGCGCTTCTGGCCCGACGACAAGCGCACCGATACCTTCGACAGCTGCTGCTCGCCCGACGCCGCCTACGAGGCCCGCCGCGTGGCCGAGCAGGTGGGCGTGCCGTTCTACCTGCTGGACTACCGCGAACAGTTCCAGCGCCATATCGTTGGCCCCTTTCTGGAGGAGTACGCGCAGGGACGCACGCCCAATCCCTGCGTGAACTGCAACACCAAGGTCAAGTTCGACGAACTGGTGAAGAAGGCCAAGATGCTGGGCTGCCGCTACGTGGCGACGGGACATTACGTCAAGCGCGTGGACACCGCCGACGGCGGCGTGGAGTTCTGGCGGGGCGACGATCCGCGCAAGGACCAGACCTATTTCCTGTGGGGCACGCCCAGAGACGCGCTGCCGTACATCCTGTTCCCGGTGGGCGAGCTGGAAAAGCCCCGCGTGCGCGAGATCGCCGAGGAACGCGGCCTGCTGACCGCCCGCAAGCCTGAGAGCCAGAACATCTGCTTTGTGCCGGGCAAGGTTCAGGATTTCGTGGCCGAACATCTGCCGCAGGCCACTGGATTTATCCGTGAAATCGCCACCGGAGAGATCGTGGGCGATCACCTGGGCACGCAGTTCTACACGCTGGGCCAGAAGCGCGGCATGGGGCTGTACCAGTCGCACAAGGTGCGTCACATCGTGCATCTGGACCCGGCCACCAACACCGTCTGGGTGGGCGATTACGAGGACTGCCTGTGGGGTGACCTGAAGGCGTCGGGCGCCAACTACCTGTGTGAGCTGGCGGAGTTGCCGCGCGAGGTGGAGGTGCAGGTGCGCTACCGCACGAAGCCGGTGCGCGCCACCGTGCTGCACGCCGACGAGAACGGCTTCGAGTTGCAGTTCCACGAGCCGCAGTTCGCCGTCGCCCCCGGCCAGAGCGCTGTGCTGTACAGCGGCCCGCGCCTGCTGGGCGGCGGCTTGATCAATGACCATGCGCGGGACCTGCCAGCGACAGTGCAGTCCTCAAACGGTTGA
- a CDS encoding response regulator codes for MPYTILVADDEPAIRTMLEVILSADGHEIVAVPDGKAALDYLRDHTPDAMLLDIKMPHMDGFEICSRVKRVKRLRDTPVLLLTGFDDDQTRDHAKLVGADDIVYKPLSGKNLRGRVNQLVAARRP; via the coding sequence ATGCCGTATACGATCCTCGTCGCCGACGATGAGCCAGCCATCCGCACCATGCTGGAAGTCATTCTGTCCGCCGATGGACACGAGATCGTGGCGGTGCCCGACGGCAAGGCGGCGCTGGACTACCTGCGGGACCACACCCCCGACGCCATGCTGCTGGACATCAAGATGCCGCACATGGACGGCTTCGAGATCTGCTCGCGGGTCAAGCGGGTCAAGCGGCTGCGCGACACGCCGGTGCTGCTGCTGACCGGCTTCGACGACGACCAGACGCGCGACCACGCCAAGCTGGTGGGCGCGGACGACATCGTGTACAAGCCGCTGTCCGGCAAGAACCTGCGCGGGCGCGTCAATCAGCTGGTCGCGGCCCGCCGCCCCTGA
- a CDS encoding transglycosylase domain-containing protein — protein sequence MIFFVRFLKFLTSFLIAALFAGAGVAATYGLKWWRELPDYRQLDSLSLGAETRVFARDNTPLGTLIPKIGEQAISRTLVNLNEISPFMVAALVSNEDRRFFEHYGIDPYGLGRQVQRLAAGDSVQGGSTLTNQLIKNTLLLDEYQQARTPDRKIKEWLLSVQVERSFTKAEILQNYLNTIYWGDGGPVELYGIYSAAQAYFRTTPKDLTLAQSAYLTVLVPSAGRYFDYKAMRPLMKTLLGRMVEDKWITPAQMDAALREDLQPRGWKVLYDKQGRITSAKLVDRTQKELKAVTTVRYPHFMGQVEQELVRRFGRDKVYGSGGLRVYTTVDPRIQAAVETASREATGLPPGATLGATIIDPFTGEVLGMIGQKLNGSAPPEAWNNAAQGQRQIGSTIKPLLYTTALSTGLTQEHREDDKPITFPCPTCKDGVYAPQNFESQTSYRNMTIREALDRSLNLVTVRLADRIGLQTFFGKLRELGIPPNDGTGLAAALGAVETTPVKMAAAYAPFANGGLYRAPRYLTRVTTARGEVLYDDGLNPVKPTRVWTPQIAWLGLDMIRGVVNDLSAAQGGLAWPAKFGDWPVAGKTGTSNGPKDLWFVGTTPLYTGAVWVGKQQGGEMPTNSYSGLVNGPIWRRMMELAHQGQTVRAFSEPPGIQYVDAPDQQFLPGVKLAVLDPNYSDAANTALQENAPPPVQYTESRYTSAYNDPRTVLIDVDRTTNRQATEFTPPENIVQRRVYIEQLPAYAPDDSPAPLTDEKADPAAVKAVRNQNAVPQIPEPKSAAPQPVKP from the coding sequence ATGATCTTTTTCGTCCGTTTCCTGAAATTCCTGACCTCGTTTCTCATCGCCGCGCTGTTCGCCGGGGCGGGAGTGGCGGCCACCTACGGCCTGAAGTGGTGGCGCGAGCTGCCCGACTACCGCCAGCTCGACAGCCTGTCGCTGGGGGCCGAAACGCGTGTCTTTGCCCGCGACAACACGCCGCTGGGCACCCTGATTCCCAAGATCGGCGAGCAGGCGATCAGCCGCACGCTGGTCAACCTGAACGAGATCAGCCCGTTTATGGTGGCCGCGCTGGTCAGCAATGAGGACCGGCGCTTCTTCGAGCATTACGGTATCGATCCCTACGGGCTGGGACGGCAGGTTCAGCGCCTGGCGGCGGGGGACAGCGTGCAGGGCGGCAGCACCCTGACCAACCAGCTGATCAAGAACACCCTGCTGCTGGACGAGTACCAACAGGCCCGCACGCCGGACCGCAAGATCAAGGAATGGCTGCTGAGCGTGCAGGTCGAGCGCAGCTTTACCAAGGCCGAGATCCTGCAGAACTACCTGAACACCATCTACTGGGGCGACGGCGGCCCCGTCGAGCTGTACGGCATCTACTCGGCGGCCCAGGCGTATTTCCGCACCACGCCTAAGGACCTGACGCTGGCCCAGAGCGCGTACCTGACGGTGCTGGTGCCCAGCGCGGGGCGCTACTTCGACTACAAGGCCATGCGGCCGCTGATGAAGACGCTGCTGGGACGCATGGTGGAAGACAAATGGATCACCCCCGCCCAGATGGACGCTGCGCTCAGGGAAGACCTGCAGCCGCGCGGCTGGAAGGTGCTGTACGACAAGCAGGGCCGGATCACCAGCGCCAAACTGGTGGACCGCACCCAGAAAGAACTGAAGGCCGTGACCACCGTGCGCTACCCGCACTTCATGGGGCAGGTCGAGCAGGAGCTGGTGCGCCGCTTCGGGCGCGACAAGGTGTACGGCAGCGGGGGCCTGCGGGTCTACACCACCGTCGATCCCCGTATTCAGGCCGCCGTGGAAACCGCCAGCCGCGAGGCCACCGGCCTGCCGCCCGGCGCGACGCTGGGGGCCACCATCATCGATCCCTTCACTGGTGAGGTGCTGGGCATGATCGGGCAGAAGCTGAACGGCTCGGCGCCGCCCGAAGCGTGGAACAACGCCGCGCAGGGCCAGCGCCAGATCGGCTCCACCATCAAGCCGCTGCTGTACACCACAGCTCTCTCCACCGGCCTGACCCAGGAGCACCGCGAGGACGACAAGCCGATCACCTTTCCCTGCCCCACCTGCAAGGACGGCGTGTATGCGCCGCAGAACTTCGAGAGCCAGACCAGTTATCGAAACATGACCATCCGCGAGGCGCTGGACCGCTCGCTGAATCTAGTGACGGTACGGCTTGCAGACCGCATTGGCCTGCAGACGTTCTTCGGCAAGCTGCGTGAGCTGGGCATTCCGCCCAACGACGGCACCGGGCTGGCGGCGGCGCTGGGGGCGGTGGAAACCACGCCGGTCAAGATGGCGGCGGCCTACGCGCCCTTTGCCAACGGCGGGCTGTACCGCGCCCCCCGCTACCTGACGCGGGTGACCACCGCGCGTGGCGAGGTGCTGTATGACGACGGCCTGAACCCGGTCAAGCCCACCCGCGTGTGGACTCCGCAGATCGCGTGGTTGGGGCTGGACATGATCCGGGGCGTGGTCAACGATCTGTCGGCGGCACAGGGCGGTCTGGCGTGGCCTGCCAAGTTCGGCGACTGGCCGGTGGCGGGCAAGACCGGGACCAGCAACGGCCCGAAGGACCTGTGGTTCGTGGGCACCACGCCGCTGTACACCGGGGCGGTGTGGGTGGGCAAGCAGCAGGGCGGCGAGATGCCCACGAACTCCTACTCCGGGCTGGTCAACGGTCCCATCTGGCGGCGCATGATGGAGTTGGCGCACCAGGGCCAGACCGTGCGGGCCTTCAGCGAACCCCCTGGCATCCAGTACGTCGACGCGCCGGACCAGCAGTTCCTCCCGGGCGTGAAGCTGGCCGTGCTGGACCCCAACTACAGTGACGCGGCCAACACGGCGCTGCAGGAAAACGCCCCGCCCCCGGTGCAGTACACCGAATCCCGCTACACGTCGGCCTACAACGATCCGCGCACCGTCCTGATCGACGTGGACCGCACCACCAACCGGCAGGCCACCGAGTTCACCCCGCCGGAGAACATCGTGCAGCGCCGGGTGTACATCGAGCAACTGCCGGCCTACGCGCCCGACGACAGTCCGGCCCCGCTGACCGACGAGAAGGCCGATCCTGCCGCAGTCAAGGCGGTCAGAAACCAGAACGCCGTGCCGCAGATCCCTGAGCCCAAGAGCGCGGCCCCGCAGCCGGTCAAGCCGTGA
- a CDS encoding penicillin-binding protein, with product MSPRHAPLLTLLLALGTVPSLSSAEARVRLGDALPAHPWQASTDAGGREVVVVYSHDCGDLGELWQAVLDSDLPVRAVNAEGTPSPAPAGLNPWRGDGATAFARALKVSAYPTVLLVQGDRILNAWEGDFTGKLE from the coding sequence ATGAGTCCCCGACATGCCCCACTGCTGACGCTGCTCCTCGCGCTGGGCACGGTGCCGTCCCTGAGCAGCGCTGAGGCCCGCGTGCGCCTGGGCGACGCCTTGCCAGCCCATCCGTGGCAGGCCAGCACGGACGCAGGTGGGCGCGAGGTGGTGGTGGTCTACAGCCACGATTGCGGCGATCTGGGGGAGTTGTGGCAGGCTGTGCTGGACAGCGACTTGCCCGTGCGGGCCGTGAATGCTGAAGGCACGCCCTCACCGGCCCCGGCTGGCCTCAACCCCTGGCGCGGCGACGGAGCCACCGCCTTTGCCCGCGCCCTGAAGGTCAGCGCCTACCCCACCGTCCTGCTGGTGCAGGGAGACCGCATCCTGAACGCCTGGGAAGGGGATTTTACGGGGAAACTGGAATAG
- a CDS encoding SDR family oxidoreductase — protein sequence MANLSSSTVMLTGAGGALATAIAQELDDAGAQMVLVGRGEALTRAADRFPATEVIDTDLSDPASVAQLRKVKVDILVHTAGGYAMQPVQKATTDDLRAMLDANFLTLFHAVQGVLPHMLKNKDGIILGVSAAQAARGSGPGAALYTASKAALGAYLNSLNDELKAKGVRGCVLYPMGAIDTPANRDAGLKWETMIDPRGLAKSVAHILTRPDRAHITELKVYPDEEE from the coding sequence ATGGCGAATCTCAGCTCCTCGACAGTGATGCTCACGGGGGCAGGCGGCGCACTCGCCACCGCGATTGCCCAGGAACTCGACGATGCGGGCGCGCAGATGGTGTTGGTGGGGCGCGGCGAGGCCCTGACCCGCGCCGCTGACCGCTTTCCCGCCACCGAAGTGATCGACACCGATCTGTCGGACCCCGCCAGCGTGGCGCAACTGAGAAAAGTCAAGGTGGACATTCTGGTGCACACGGCCGGGGGCTACGCCATGCAGCCGGTGCAAAAGGCCACTACCGACGACCTGCGGGCCATGCTGGACGCCAACTTCCTGACACTGTTCCACGCGGTTCAGGGCGTGCTGCCCCACATGCTCAAGAACAAGGACGGCATCATTCTGGGGGTCAGCGCGGCGCAGGCGGCCCGTGGCAGCGGCCCCGGCGCGGCGCTGTACACCGCAAGTAAGGCGGCGCTGGGCGCGTACCTGAACAGCCTGAACGACGAGTTGAAGGCCAAGGGCGTGCGCGGCTGCGTGCTGTACCCGATGGGCGCCATCGACACCCCGGCCAACCGCGACGCGGGCCTGAAATGGGAGACCATGATCGATCCGCGCGGCCTCGCCAAGAGCGTCGCCCACATCCTGACCCGACCGGACCGCGCCCACATCACCGAACTGAAGGTCTACCCGGACGAGGAGGAATAG
- a CDS encoding M24 family metallopeptidase, whose amino-acid sequence MTSPVDRMRAALHPTDLDGWLIYDFQNLNPHARRVLEMPGGAFLTRRFFVYVPRGGQAVLLHNHIEGGTWGEITRGWDIERRAFGSHDELDAALKNVVGGQRLAMEYSPNGAVPYVSRVDAGTLERVRAAGAAEVVSSADLLQSFLAWSAEDLAAHERAAALLMRAKDDAFWLIHERLKAGEPITELEVQDKIMDAIAGAGMDAGHPVNVSFGVNAADSHYEPGGDKNATLQGGQCVLIDLWAQEPGRPFADVTWVGYAGQPSAEYQGAWAAVRAARDTALDVLTSRFGAEGWGSLQGWELDRAARDAMGADWAPFFFHRTGHDLGVQIHGSGANLDDYETHDTRTLTPGLAVTVEPGTYPAAKGFGLRTEVDVYLSPDGPRVTTDLQRQPFVLGEGEWAAVRAAGYGEA is encoded by the coding sequence ATGACCTCCCCTGTTGACCGGATGCGCGCCGCCCTGCACCCCACCGATCTGGACGGCTGGCTGATCTACGATTTCCAGAACCTCAACCCGCACGCCCGCCGGGTGCTGGAGATGCCGGGCGGCGCGTTCCTGACCCGCCGGTTTTTCGTGTACGTGCCGCGCGGGGGCCAGGCCGTGTTGCTGCACAACCACATCGAGGGCGGCACCTGGGGCGAGATCACGCGCGGCTGGGACATTGAGCGCCGCGCCTTCGGCTCTCATGACGAACTGGACGCGGCCCTGAAAAACGTGGTGGGCGGGCAGCGACTGGCGATGGAATACAGCCCGAACGGAGCCGTGCCCTACGTCAGCCGGGTGGATGCCGGAACGCTGGAGCGCGTGCGGGCGGCGGGCGCCGCAGAAGTCGTGAGCAGCGCGGACCTGCTGCAATCCTTCCTGGCGTGGTCCGCGGAAGATCTGGCCGCCCACGAACGCGCCGCCGCCCTGCTGATGCGCGCCAAGGACGACGCCTTCTGGCTGATCCACGAGCGGCTGAAAGCGGGCGAGCCCATCACGGAACTGGAAGTTCAGGACAAGATTATGGATGCCATCGCGGGCGCGGGCATGGACGCGGGCCATCCGGTCAACGTCAGTTTCGGCGTGAACGCGGCGGATTCCCATTACGAACCCGGCGGGGACAAGAACGCCACGCTGCAAGGTGGGCAATGCGTCCTGATCGACCTGTGGGCACAGGAACCGGGCCGTCCCTTCGCGGACGTGACCTGGGTGGGATACGCGGGCCAGCCTTCCGCCGAGTATCAGGGCGCCTGGGCGGCGGTGCGGGCCGCGCGCGACACCGCACTGGACGTGCTGACGTCGAGGTTCGGGGCCGAGGGCTGGGGTAGCCTGCAAGGCTGGGAACTGGACCGCGCCGCGCGGGACGCAATGGGAGCGGACTGGGCACCGTTCTTTTTCCACCGCACCGGCCACGACCTGGGCGTGCAGATTCACGGTTCCGGCGCCAATCTGGACGACTACGAAACCCACGACACCCGCACTCTGACGCCGGGGCTGGCCGTCACGGTGGAACCCGGCACCTATCCCGCAGCAAAAGGCTTCGGCCTCCGCACCGAGGTGGACGTGTACCTGTCGCCGGACGGGCCACGGGTCACCACCGATCTCCAGCGCCAGCCGTTCGTGCTGGGCGAGGGCGAGTGGGCGGCGGTGCGCGCGGCGGGGTACGGCGAGGCCTGA
- a CDS encoding ion transporter: MPVTAPRPQEELKSARLTTLAHLDALLERPMIVLSFVWLGLLVLDLVQGLPPVLQIVSNVIWGLFILDFLLALSIAPDKSEYLKRNWLTVLSLLLPALRILRVFRGLRALRVLRLTRGTNLLRILTSLNRGLRTLRRTLRRRGLGFVVGATALVALAGAAGMASFEAGQTNAPQGFGQWLYWVGMLLTSLGSEYWPVTAEGRALTFLLALYGFAVFGYITAALASLFVGADQDWPPDEDDDEEVNNEVLHRELQALRGEIAGLREEVRRAS, from the coding sequence ATGCCCGTCACCGCCCCCCGGCCCCAGGAGGAACTCAAGTCGGCCCGCCTGACCACCCTGGCGCATCTGGACGCCCTGCTGGAGCGGCCCATGATTGTCCTGAGCTTCGTGTGGCTGGGCCTGCTGGTGCTGGATCTGGTGCAGGGCCTGCCGCCCGTTCTCCAGATCGTCAGCAACGTGATCTGGGGGCTGTTCATCCTGGACTTCCTGCTGGCCCTGAGCATCGCCCCCGACAAGTCCGAGTACCTGAAACGCAACTGGCTGACCGTCCTGAGCCTGCTGCTGCCCGCACTGCGGATTCTGCGGGTGTTCCGGGGGCTGCGGGCGCTGCGCGTGTTGCGCCTGACGCGCGGCACCAACCTGCTGCGGATTCTGACCAGCCTGAACCGGGGCCTGCGGACGCTGCGGCGGACCCTGCGTCGCCGGGGCCTGGGCTTCGTGGTGGGCGCAACGGCCCTGGTGGCGCTGGCCGGGGCAGCGGGCATGGCGTCCTTCGAGGCGGGCCAGACGAACGCGCCCCAGGGCTTCGGCCAGTGGCTGTACTGGGTGGGCATGCTGCTGACCAGCCTGGGGTCCGAATACTGGCCGGTCACCGCCGAGGGCCGGGCGCTCACCTTCCTGCTGGCACTGTACGGGTTTGCGGTCTTCGGGTACATCACGGCGGCGCTGGCGAGCCTGTTCGTGGGCGCAGATCAGGACTGGCCGCCCGACGAGGACGACGACGAGGAGGTCAACAACGAGGTGCTGCACCGTGAACTGCAGGCCCTGCGCGGGGAAATTGCGGGGCTGCGTGAGGAGGTGCGCCGCGCCTCGTAG
- a CDS encoding DUF2268 domain-containing putative Zn-dependent protease (predicted Zn-dependent protease with a strongly conserved HExxH motif) — MTGASAAQAQAEWSMPNALHVMNAGGHLSPGLEAEIRSVAQAALTRQAARLRLDGVDVAVSVSPWGLPETGIHGYAPLDHLVQITLNPDNPHFAALWRTELPATVAHELHHARRWQGPGYGQTLLEALVSEGLAQLNERDERDGKPPPYARADVDLEALWARALPLLDRSDHNFEAWFYGSDAENLPRWSGYSLGDELVRRHLAQVGGDAAAHVHTAATAFRTAW; from the coding sequence GTGACGGGGGCCAGCGCCGCGCAGGCGCAGGCAGAATGGAGCATGCCCAACGCCCTGCATGTCATGAACGCTGGCGGCCACCTCTCCCCCGGCCTGGAAGCCGAGATCAGAAGTGTGGCGCAGGCCGCCCTGACCCGCCAAGCCGCGCGCCTGAGGCTGGACGGGGTGGATGTGGCCGTCTCCGTCTCGCCGTGGGGCCTGCCGGAAACCGGGATTCACGGCTACGCGCCGCTGGATCATCTGGTGCAGATCACGCTGAACCCCGACAATCCCCATTTTGCCGCCCTCTGGCGCACCGAACTTCCGGCCACGGTGGCCCACGAGCTGCACCACGCGCGGCGCTGGCAGGGGCCGGGCTACGGCCAGACCCTGCTGGAAGCCTTGGTCAGCGAGGGGCTGGCGCAATTGAACGAACGGGATGAACGGGATGGAAAGCCGCCGCCCTACGCACGGGCGGACGTTGATCTGGAAGCGCTGTGGGCACGCGCCCTCCCCCTGCTGGACCGCAGCGATCACAATTTCGAGGCGTGGTTTTACGGATCAGATGCCGAGAATTTACCGCGCTGGAGCGGCTACAGCCTGGGTGACGAACTGGTGCGCCGTCATCTGGCACAGGTGGGCGGGGACGCCGCTGCCCACGTTCATACGGCGGCCACCGCCTTCCGGACCGCGTGGTAA
- a CDS encoding alpha-hydroxy acid oxidase, with the protein MTLTLPTEEQQQALARAVNLAEIEALGRARLDQNALDYYVSGANDGHTLRANREDFARIRLRPRMLVDVSSIDTSTDVLGLPLDFPVGVAPSAFHGLAHPDAERATARAAASVGSVMTLSTFSNTPIADVGAAAGGRFWFQLYLLADRELSRQIIAQAEAAGARALVFTVDAPYLGRREANERRRFALPPHLSAPNVASRETLAGVDTDTGSQLTHYFQHLVDKSFTWADLGWLRQQTELPIVLKGILTAEDAELAVQHGCHIWVSNHGGRQLDTAVSALAALPEIADAVAGRAEIYLDGGVSRGTDVLKAIALGAQAVFLGRPALWGLAAGGEAGVRRVLELLRDEVRLALALSGRQNLAQVGRDLLKL; encoded by the coding sequence ATGACCCTCACCCTCCCCACCGAGGAGCAGCAACAGGCCCTGGCGCGGGCCGTCAACCTGGCCGAGATCGAGGCGCTGGGCCGCGCCCGGCTGGATCAGAACGCCCTGGACTACTACGTCAGCGGCGCCAACGACGGCCATACCCTGCGCGCCAACCGCGAGGACTTCGCGCGCATTCGCCTGCGCCCGCGCATGCTGGTGGACGTCTCCAGCATCGACACCTCTACAGACGTGCTGGGCCTGCCGCTGGACTTTCCGGTAGGTGTGGCCCCCAGCGCCTTTCATGGATTGGCGCACCCGGACGCCGAACGGGCCACCGCGCGGGCCGCCGCCAGCGTGGGCAGCGTGATGACCCTCAGCACCTTTTCCAACACCCCGATTGCCGACGTGGGGGCGGCGGCGGGCGGGCGGTTCTGGTTCCAGCTGTACCTGCTGGCCGACCGCGAACTGAGCCGCCAGATCATCGCGCAGGCCGAGGCTGCCGGGGCACGGGCGCTGGTGTTCACCGTGGACGCGCCGTACCTGGGCCGCCGCGAGGCCAACGAGCGCCGCCGCTTTGCCCTGCCGCCGCACCTGAGCGCCCCCAACGTCGCCAGCCGCGAGACGCTGGCCGGGGTGGACACCGACACCGGCTCGCAGCTGACCCATTATTTTCAGCATCTGGTGGACAAATCCTTTACCTGGGCTGATCTGGGCTGGCTGCGCCAACAAACCGAACTGCCGATTGTCCTGAAGGGCATCCTGACCGCCGAGGACGCCGAACTGGCCGTGCAGCACGGCTGCCACATCTGGGTCAGCAATCACGGCGGGCGGCAGCTGGACACCGCCGTCAGCGCCCTTGCCGCGCTGCCCGAGATTGCCGACGCGGTGGCGGGCCGCGCCGAGATCTACCTGGACGGCGGCGTCTCGCGCGGCACCGACGTCCTGAAGGCCATCGCGCTGGGGGCGCAGGCGGTATTCCTGGGGCGGCCCGCGCTGTGGGGTCTGGCGGCCGGCGGCGAGGCCGGCGTGCGCCGGGTGCTGGAGCTGCTGCGCGACGAGGTGCGGCTGGCCCTGGCCCTGAGTGGCCGGCAGAATCTGGCACAGGTGGGGCGCGACCTGCTGAAGCTGTAG